The nucleotide sequence CCCGAGGAGGTACGTACCGATTTCGGCCCGGACACGCGTGAGGTAGCGCTTCACGCTCATGCCCATCTCTTCGCCGAACGTCCGCGACAGATGACGGGGCGACAGGCCGGAACCCCGGGCCAGGCGTTCGGCCGTCGTCTCGGAGTAGGCGCGACTCACCTGCTCAATGACTCGCATGATCGCCAGACTGAAGCGGCGCGGAGGGGTGAGGCCGGGCTTCGCGGACAGCAGATTGGCGCTCTCCTCAAGCAGCGCCGCGACGGTCACCGATCCAAGAAAAACGACCTGCCGTTCGGGCACCGCCAATTCCAGAGCCACGCCCGGGCGATCGATCGTGGACGTGAGAATCAGCGGGCCCTCCGGGAAGCGAGCCCGTAAGGCCTCGAGGACGCCGGCCTGGCCGCCACCGGCCGAGGCGAGGTCCACGATCATGAGATCGGGCAGGGCAGGGCTGATCTCGGTCAACGCCGCGGCGACAGTGGGCAGCGCGACCACCTGGCCGTCGTTTCCCAGGGTGACCGCCAGGCTGGCGCGAGCGCCAAGCTTCCCGCCGACGACCCAGACGTGGCGCGGCCGCCCGGGCGTCTGCGGGGGCGTGAACGCCGATGGGGCGGCCGGGTCGGCCAGGGCGCGCCACACGAGCAGTTCGAGCGAGATCGGATCGAACGGCTTGGTCACGTACTCCAGGGCGCCCAACCGCATCGCCGCCACCGCCGTGCTGGCCGTGTCGACGGCGGTCACGACGATGACCTT is from Candidatus Methylomirabilota bacterium and encodes:
- a CDS encoding response regulator, whose product is MVGKPVTYVAKPAVTRPSVGTLRPRQGSALRRKATSRPVLLTVDDDARIHDSFRTIFGNDCEVLEARDASSAIKILTSRAVDLVLLDLLMPRMNGFAVLERARALRRDAKVIVVTAVDTASTAVAAMRLGALEYVTKPFDPISLELLVWRALADPAAPSAFTPPQTPGRPRHVWVVGGKLGARASLAVTLGNDGQVVALPTVAAALTEISPALPDLMIVDLASAGGGQAGVLEALRARFPEGPLILTSTIDRPGVALELAVPERQVVFLGSVTVAALLEESANLLSAKPGLTPPRRFSLAIMRVIEQVSRAYSETTAERLARGSGLSPRHLSRTFGEEMGMSVKRYLTRVRAEIGTYLLGETREKLDAIAAMVGLYDAAHLARVFRRLGLGNPGLYRKR